From the Deinococcus radiophilus genome, one window contains:
- a CDS encoding HAD family hydrolase, whose amino-acid sequence MLPRLIATDLDGTLLRRDLSVSPRTQLALDAVRERGVLVVPVTARQPLGVRHLAGAAGFTGWALCSNGALGIHLTTDEVLFESLLAQEVQTAVVQALLERVPEVVCVSIRERGEGFYAQAGYAALASQSDHKRDPATMNALSLNEVLSQPSLKLALRHPELSPADLLGELRALGLSGFHATHSGAPFVEMAAAGITKAAGLAQLCECLDVHQAEVLAFGDAPNDAEMLAWAGHGVAMANAHPEARAACWAAQGGVNAPPERYFPFYIASLPRKRSSS is encoded by the coding sequence ATGCTTCCCCGACTGATCGCCACTGACCTGGACGGAACCTTGCTCCGCCGCGATCTGAGTGTCAGCCCGCGCACCCAGCTGGCCTTGGACGCTGTGCGTGAACGCGGAGTGCTGGTTGTGCCCGTCACGGCGCGGCAACCGCTGGGGGTGCGTCATCTGGCTGGAGCAGCAGGATTTACTGGGTGGGCGCTGTGCAGCAATGGGGCGCTGGGCATCCACCTGACGACGGACGAGGTGCTGTTTGAATCGCTGCTCGCTCAGGAAGTTCAGACTGCAGTGGTACAGGCACTGCTAGAGCGTGTGCCAGAGGTGGTATGTGTCAGCATTCGCGAACGTGGAGAGGGCTTTTATGCCCAGGCAGGCTACGCGGCGCTGGCCAGCCAGAGCGATCACAAGCGCGACCCTGCAACCATGAACGCGCTGTCACTGAATGAAGTTCTCTCGCAACCCTCGCTCAAGCTGGCCCTGCGTCATCCAGAGCTTTCTCCTGCCGACTTGCTCGGCGAGTTACGGGCGCTGGGGCTGAGCGGGTTTCACGCCACCCACAGCGGTGCGCCCTTTGTAGAAATGGCCGCCGCGGGCATCACCAAGGCGGCAGGTCTGGCCCAGCTGTGCGAATGCCTGGACGTGCACCAGGCAGAGGTACTGGCCTTTGGAGATGCCCCCAATGATGCAGAAATGCTGGCCTGGGCCGGACATGGTGTGGCGATGGCCAATGCCCATCCTGAGGCCAGGGCTGCTTGCTGGGCAGCGCAGGGGGGAGTAAATGCGCCGCCTGAGCGATACTTTCCCTTCTATATCGCAAGTCTGCCCAGGAAGCGCAGCAGCTCATAG
- a CDS encoding NUDIX domain-containing protein, which yields MEQDLRVELPGGRLFAVRVALLCEAAGQLLVAHDRRSPDFLALLGGAVRAGEASETAARYEWDEETGLSFSSVQLVGMVENFFVWNHALAHEQSFCYRVLPPRLPATPCLVLDSPYVELRRLKLCELPHYTVYPLYLPELRQVQPRHIGHFVVRQEQAGTPTPLQ from the coding sequence ATGGAACAGGATCTCCGAGTAGAGCTGCCGGGTGGCCGCTTATTTGCTGTACGCGTTGCTCTCCTTTGTGAGGCTGCAGGACAGCTGCTGGTGGCCCATGACCGCCGCTCTCCTGACTTTCTAGCCCTGCTTGGCGGCGCGGTCAGGGCTGGTGAAGCGAGCGAGACTGCGGCAAGGTACGAGTGGGATGAGGAGACCGGCCTCAGCTTCAGTTCAGTCCAACTGGTCGGCATGGTAGAAAACTTCTTTGTCTGGAACCATGCGCTGGCGCATGAACAGAGTTTCTGTTACCGTGTCTTACCGCCGCGCCTACCTGCAACACCTTGTCTAGTGCTGGACAGTCCTTATGTGGAACTGCGCCGACTCAAGCTCTGCGAGTTACCGCACTACACGGTCTACCCGCTATATCTGCCTGAGCTGCGTCAGGTGCAGCCAAGACACATCGGGCATTTTGTGGTGCGGCAAGAGCAGGCCGGCACGCCAACACCGCTACAGTAA